A window of Pseudomonas mucidolens contains these coding sequences:
- a CDS encoding acyl-CoA dehydrogenase family protein — protein MNPNDNEELNAIREGVRALCTEFDAAYWRKIDEEKGFPETFVKALTDAGWLAAMIPTEYGGSGLGLAEASVILEEVNRCGGNSGTVHGQMYNMFTLLRNGSEAQKSYYLPKLASGELRLQSMGVTEPTTGTDTTKIKTTAIKRGDKYVINGQKVWISRIQHSDLMILLARTTPLAEVKKKSEGMSIFLVDLREAIGNGLTVQPIANMVNHETNELFFDNLEIPASSLIGEEGKGFRYILDGLNAERTLIAAECIGDGRWFIEKASAYARDRVVFGRPIGQNQGVQFPIAEAHIEIEAADLMRWRACEEYDSGVNAGASANMAKYLAAKASWKAANACLQTHGGFGFACEYDVERKFRETRLYQVAPISTNLILSYVAEHLLELPRSF, from the coding sequence ATGAACCCGAACGACAACGAAGAGCTGAATGCCATCCGCGAAGGCGTGCGCGCCTTGTGCACCGAATTTGATGCCGCCTACTGGCGTAAAATCGACGAAGAAAAAGGCTTCCCGGAAACCTTCGTCAAAGCTTTGACCGACGCTGGCTGGCTGGCAGCGATGATCCCGACCGAATACGGCGGATCGGGTCTAGGGCTGGCAGAAGCGTCGGTGATTCTCGAAGAAGTCAATCGCTGCGGTGGTAACTCTGGCACTGTTCACGGGCAGATGTACAACATGTTTACACTGCTGCGTAACGGCAGCGAGGCGCAGAAAAGTTACTACCTGCCAAAACTGGCCAGTGGCGAACTTCGCCTGCAATCCATGGGCGTGACCGAGCCCACCACCGGCACCGATACCACCAAGATCAAGACCACTGCGATCAAGCGCGGTGACAAGTATGTGATCAACGGGCAGAAGGTTTGGATCTCGCGCATTCAGCATTCCGATCTGATGATCCTGCTTGCGCGTACCACACCATTGGCAGAAGTGAAGAAGAAATCCGAAGGCATGTCGATCTTCCTGGTCGATCTGCGTGAAGCCATTGGTAATGGCCTCACCGTGCAACCGATCGCCAACATGGTCAACCACGAGACCAACGAGTTGTTCTTCGACAACCTGGAGATTCCTGCCAGCAGTTTGATTGGCGAAGAAGGCAAAGGCTTCAGGTACATCCTCGATGGCCTGAACGCCGAGCGCACCTTGATCGCCGCCGAGTGCATTGGTGACGGTCGCTGGTTCATCGAAAAGGCCAGCGCTTATGCCCGCGACCGCGTCGTGTTTGGTCGTCCAATCGGACAGAACCAGGGCGTGCAGTTCCCCATCGCCGAAGCCCATATCGAAATTGAAGCCGCCGACCTGATGCGCTGGCGTGCTTGTGAGGAATACGACAGCGGTGTCAACGCCGGCGCAAGCGCCAACATGGCCAAGTATCTGGCGGCAAAAGCCTCCTGGAAAGCGGCTAATGCCTGCCTGCAAACCCACGGGGGCTTTGGGTTTGCTTGCGAATATGACGTCGAGCGCAAGTTCCGCGAAACGCGCCTTTATCAAGTGGCGCCGATCTCTACCAACCTGATTCTTTCGTACGTCGCCGAGCACTTGCTCGAACTGCCACGCAGCTTCTGA
- a CDS encoding LysR family transcriptional regulator: MHFDLADLRLFIHIGESPSLTQGARRAFLSPAAASARIKALESQLDTRLLYRDSRGVELTPAGQRLLKHARLIMRQVDYLKCEFTTNDADSAGHIRIFANTTAVTEFLPEVLAGFLAKRPAVTVDLQERMSRDIVRGVLDGSTDMGIIAGPVEATGLQVMHFSTDRLVLVVPAGHMLAGPKPVELKQTLAFQHIGLHEGTTLLSFLRDHVERLGQNFSLRIQVSSFEAICRMVEAGVGIGIIPESAALRHSRTMRLEIVEIDEPWAIRERSILVRELDALPGAVRALIATLMPESVEEGGLTPPDPS, encoded by the coding sequence ATGCATTTCGATCTGGCTGACTTGCGCTTGTTTATTCACATTGGCGAATCACCTAGCCTTACCCAAGGTGCTCGTCGAGCGTTTTTGTCACCTGCGGCGGCCAGTGCCCGTATCAAAGCGTTGGAGAGCCAGCTCGATACACGTTTGTTGTACCGAGACAGCCGGGGCGTCGAGTTGACGCCCGCCGGACAACGCTTGCTGAAACATGCGCGACTGATTATGCGTCAGGTGGACTATCTGAAATGCGAGTTCACCACCAACGACGCGGACTCGGCCGGGCATATACGGATTTTTGCCAACACTACAGCGGTGACCGAATTTCTTCCGGAAGTGTTAGCAGGTTTTCTGGCGAAGCGGCCTGCGGTGACCGTTGACCTGCAAGAGCGTATGTCGCGAGATATCGTGCGAGGGGTATTAGACGGCAGCACTGATATGGGAATTATCGCAGGGCCGGTGGAGGCTACGGGGCTGCAGGTGATGCATTTCAGTACCGATCGGCTGGTATTGGTGGTGCCAGCGGGACATATGTTGGCTGGGCCGAAACCGGTGGAGTTGAAACAAACGCTGGCGTTCCAGCATATTGGTTTGCATGAAGGTACCACGCTGCTGAGCTTTCTTCGTGACCACGTGGAGCGGCTTGGACAGAACTTTTCTTTACGGATTCAGGTGTCGAGTTTCGAGGCGATCTGCCGGATGGTTGAGGCAGGGGTGGGGATCGGTATTATTCCCGAGTCCGCCGCGCTTCGGCACAGTCGTACCATGAGGCTTGAGATTGTTGAAATTGATGAGCCCTGGGCGATTCGCGAACGAAGTATTTTGGTCAGGGAGCTGGATGCGTTGCCGGGAGCTGTTCGGGCGTTGATTGCGACATTGATGCCTGAGAGTGTTGAGGAGGGAGGACTAACGCCGCCGGATCCATCGTGA
- a CDS encoding MmgE/PrpD family protein, translated as MSHTQALAGFLAELKYDDIPSAVLDRTEDLFLDWLGSALASQGSHPIPLFERYAQRMGPSDGPSKILVNGLGTSAYFAALVNAASSHLVEQDDLHNSSVLHPATVVFPAVLAAAQDVGKSGRDLLLASVAGYEAGIRIGEFLGRSHYTVFHTTATVGTLAAAVAVGKLLDFDTEKFINVLGSAGTQAAGLWEFLRDAADSKQLHTAKAAADGLLAAYMTLDGLTGARNILEGDQGMAAGMSRDSVPEKLSDRLGSRWALAETSFKFHASCRHTHPAADALLHLMQREDLHHEQIASVRTLVHQAAIDVLGRVVVPQTVHQAKFSMGAVLGLIAVHGSAQLIEFEQQALTDPAVAAFREKVSMELDSEVDGAYPVRWLGRVIVTTTDGRTLSAAIDEPKGDPGNTLSRPELEDKFQRLLAFSGARTVDQGNALIEQVWQLRDAKSLTNLN; from the coding sequence ATGAGCCATACCCAAGCCCTGGCCGGCTTTCTGGCCGAGCTGAAATACGACGACATCCCCAGCGCTGTTCTAGACCGGACGGAAGATCTGTTTCTCGATTGGCTTGGCTCTGCACTGGCCAGTCAAGGCTCGCATCCGATTCCGCTGTTCGAGCGCTATGCGCAGCGTATGGGGCCAAGCGATGGCCCATCGAAAATCCTGGTCAATGGCCTTGGAACGTCTGCGTATTTCGCCGCTCTGGTGAACGCTGCGTCGTCGCATCTGGTCGAGCAGGACGATCTGCACAACAGTTCGGTGCTTCATCCGGCTACAGTGGTTTTTCCCGCAGTATTGGCAGCCGCTCAAGACGTGGGTAAGTCCGGACGTGACCTGCTGTTGGCCTCAGTTGCCGGTTATGAAGCGGGAATCCGCATTGGCGAGTTCTTGGGCCGTTCGCATTATACGGTGTTTCACACCACTGCCACCGTCGGCACGCTGGCAGCTGCAGTCGCCGTTGGTAAGTTACTTGATTTCGATACAGAGAAATTTATCAACGTCCTGGGCAGCGCTGGGACTCAAGCTGCCGGGCTGTGGGAGTTTTTGCGCGATGCCGCTGACTCCAAGCAATTGCACACGGCTAAGGCAGCAGCGGATGGTTTACTCGCGGCCTATATGACCCTCGATGGTCTGACCGGCGCACGTAATATTCTCGAGGGAGATCAAGGCATGGCCGCCGGAATGTCCCGTGACTCTGTCCCTGAAAAATTATCTGATCGCTTAGGTTCGCGTTGGGCGTTGGCTGAAACCTCGTTCAAATTCCACGCGTCTTGCCGTCACACCCATCCTGCGGCCGATGCCCTCCTGCACCTGATGCAACGCGAAGACCTGCATCACGAGCAAATCGCGAGTGTCAGAACACTGGTTCACCAAGCAGCCATCGACGTGCTAGGTCGCGTAGTTGTTCCACAAACCGTGCATCAGGCCAAGTTTTCGATGGGCGCCGTGCTGGGTTTAATCGCTGTGCATGGAAGCGCGCAACTTATCGAGTTTGAGCAACAGGCGTTGACCGACCCCGCCGTTGCCGCGTTTCGCGAAAAGGTCAGCATGGAACTCGACAGCGAAGTTGACGGCGCCTATCCAGTTCGTTGGCTGGGCCGAGTAATCGTCACCACTACAGATGGTCGCACGCTGTCAGCCGCCATTGACGAACCCAAGGGCGATCCAGGCAACACTCTGTCTCGACCTGAACTGGAAGACAAATTCCAGCGCCTCCTGGCCTTCTCCGGAGCGCGAACAGTCGACCAGGGCAACGCGTTGATCGAACAGGTATGGCAGCTGCGCGATGCCAAATCCCTGACCAACCTGAATTAG
- a CDS encoding CaiB/BaiF CoA transferase family protein, giving the protein MTNQHNLRPLDGITVISLEHAIAAPFCTRQLADLGARVVKIERPGSGDFARGYDERVNGLASHFVWANRSKESLTLDLKQDEAGDILVGLLGKADVLVQNLAPGAAARMGLSFEALQERFPRLIVCDISGYGEGGPYEKKKAYDLLIQSEGGFLSVTGGPGEDEMAKAGCSIADIAAGMYAYTGILSALMLRDKTGVGSRIDVSMLESLVEWMGYPMYYGFEGAAPPPRAGASHATIYPYGPFPTKGGDTVMLGLQNEREWALFCEKVLLDSELATDERFSANFKRSANRDELRRIIVQGFSQLTVDEVVARLETAQIASARVNDMQGVWDHPQLKARDSWREIDSPAGRLPALLPPGRNTSFSPRMDSVPGLGEHNTAILAELGFSDDDQARLQAAGVI; this is encoded by the coding sequence ATGACCAATCAGCATAACTTGCGTCCACTGGACGGCATCACTGTTATCAGCCTCGAACACGCGATTGCTGCACCGTTCTGTACCCGGCAACTGGCCGACCTTGGCGCTCGCGTGGTGAAGATCGAACGCCCTGGCAGCGGTGACTTTGCCCGAGGCTATGATGAACGGGTAAACGGTCTGGCATCGCATTTTGTCTGGGCCAATCGCTCCAAGGAAAGCCTTACCCTTGACCTGAAACAGGACGAGGCTGGAGACATCCTTGTGGGACTTCTTGGAAAAGCCGACGTACTGGTTCAGAACTTGGCACCGGGTGCCGCGGCGCGGATGGGCTTATCATTCGAAGCGTTGCAGGAGCGTTTTCCTCGCTTGATTGTGTGTGACATTTCAGGCTATGGCGAAGGCGGCCCCTACGAGAAGAAAAAAGCCTACGACCTGTTGATTCAAAGCGAGGGCGGGTTTCTCTCTGTCACAGGCGGGCCGGGTGAAGATGAGATGGCTAAGGCTGGTTGCTCCATCGCTGACATCGCTGCAGGCATGTATGCCTACACCGGAATTTTGTCCGCGTTGATGCTGCGCGATAAAACCGGGGTTGGCAGTCGCATTGATGTGAGCATGCTCGAGAGCCTGGTGGAGTGGATGGGTTACCCGATGTACTACGGGTTCGAGGGAGCGGCGCCACCGCCTCGTGCAGGCGCGTCACATGCAACGATTTACCCTTACGGCCCCTTCCCTACCAAAGGAGGCGATACCGTGATGCTTGGGTTGCAGAACGAGCGTGAATGGGCGCTGTTCTGCGAAAAAGTGCTGCTGGATTCAGAACTGGCAACTGATGAACGCTTCTCGGCGAATTTCAAACGGTCTGCAAATCGTGATGAGCTACGCCGGATTATTGTTCAGGGTTTTTCACAACTGACAGTCGATGAGGTGGTGGCCAGATTGGAAACCGCCCAAATCGCCAGCGCCCGGGTCAACGATATGCAAGGCGTATGGGATCACCCTCAACTCAAAGCTCGCGACAGCTGGCGTGAAATCGATAGCCCCGCCGGCAGATTACCCGCGCTCTTACCACCTGGGCGGAATACGTCCTTCAGCCCGCGCATGGACTCGGTGCCGGGGTTGGGAGAACACAA
- a CDS encoding FAS1-like dehydratase domain-containing protein, producing the protein MGAADFSTWLGRTEEAQDHLSRNLIKRIAATFGEDTPATGAALPPLWQWCFFQEPVAESRLGTDGHPARGGFLPPADNRNRMWAGGRIEFIEPLRVGADADRLSTIIHIEEKIGRTGALLFVTVRHEYSQDGRLAIREEQDIVYREPNPPKESSGHTLEEGDWNESIEPTPTLLFRYSAVTFNGHRIHYDYPYVTGTEGYAGLVVYGPMIATLNLRAFLRANPDARLRHLSYRGVRPLIAPQPFNVGGRIIEPGKAQLWAGNHAGIAQSAEVLFD; encoded by the coding sequence ATGGGTGCTGCAGATTTTTCTACTTGGCTAGGACGCACCGAAGAGGCTCAGGATCACTTGAGCCGAAACCTGATCAAGCGCATCGCCGCTACCTTTGGTGAAGACACTCCAGCTACCGGCGCGGCCCTTCCGCCGCTTTGGCAGTGGTGTTTCTTTCAAGAGCCAGTCGCGGAGTCTCGACTCGGCACAGACGGTCACCCAGCACGGGGTGGATTCCTACCCCCGGCGGATAACCGCAATCGGATGTGGGCCGGTGGTCGTATCGAGTTTATAGAGCCATTGCGAGTTGGCGCTGATGCCGATCGCTTGTCGACCATCATCCATATCGAAGAAAAGATTGGTCGCACCGGCGCGCTGTTATTTGTCACCGTGCGCCATGAGTACTCCCAAGACGGTCGTCTGGCGATCCGCGAAGAACAGGACATCGTTTATCGCGAACCGAATCCTCCCAAGGAAAGTAGCGGCCATACTCTTGAAGAGGGTGACTGGAATGAGAGCATCGAGCCCACCCCTACGCTGCTTTTTCGCTACTCCGCTGTGACCTTCAACGGCCACCGTATTCACTACGACTACCCCTATGTCACCGGAACCGAAGGTTACGCCGGACTGGTAGTCTACGGGCCGATGATCGCTACCCTGAACCTACGCGCTTTTTTACGTGCCAATCCCGATGCGCGTCTTCGCCACCTTTCCTATCGCGGTGTCCGTCCTTTGATCGCACCTCAGCCTTTCAATGTGGGCGGGCGAATTATCGAGCCCGGCAAAGCGCAGTTGTGGGCCGGTAACCATGCCGGAATCGCTCAAAGCGCTGAAGTCCTATTCGACTAA
- a CDS encoding DUF3079 domain-containing protein: protein MAKNFPINPKHPERICWGCDRYCPSKSLACGNGSERTMHPAELFGEDWSVPGDWGIEPLITTDKKADEGS, encoded by the coding sequence ATGGCCAAGAACTTCCCCATCAACCCGAAACACCCCGAACGAATCTGCTGGGGATGCGACCGCTATTGCCCGAGCAAATCCCTGGCTTGCGGCAACGGCTCCGAACGAACGATGCACCCGGCCGAGCTGTTTGGAGAAGATTGGAGCGTGCCCGGCGATTGGGGGATCGAGCCACTCATCACCACAGACAAGAAGGCGGATGAGGGGAGTTAG